TACATTAGTCAATCAACTTAAAACACACGCTCAAATTTCATATGTTCAATCGTcatctaaaaattataaatgcatGAATGTGTGAAAAACTCTGCTTTGAATCTGGGTCCCTAATTTTCACTCTGGTAAAACTCaacttgaattatttattttaattggtcCCATCCACTCACAAGAACTCCCATTTTGACTTGAAAAATTGCTTTTATAATGGTTAAGGGACCTTTTTTGTAGTTGCTTACATAAACAGCATCTGTAAGAACTCATTTGCTCCAATGATTTTCAAGTTGCTTAACTTTAAGAACCAACTTAAGTAACTGCATTGGTGTTGCTTTCTTAGAGTATGTTGTTTTGTTGGCACTCCTCTATGCTTAATGATAAAGATGCACTGTTATATTTCCAAACtcattcttttgttattttttatcattatgttTTACCCAGTGCTGCATTCCATGAATTGTGAGTTGATTGTGTTAGTTGTTGCATCGACTAAAGATGCATATTTTGCAGGAAAGTAATTTACAAGTCTCTAGAATCATTGGAAAATTATTGTTATAGTGTGAAGCATTGGGACCCCAGAGAAAGAACTCCAAAATGCGCGAGGCAGCATGTTTGGACTTGATGGATCAGTATCAGGTAGGGAGACCTCCTGCGAAGCTCCATCAAGGATGCCTCAGTCACACAAAATTGAGGTTGGCAGTTAGTTCATTTGTGTTTTGTTCTTGTCAAAGCATGGTGGTACttgtatgttttttgttttctggcttTAAcatgcatgtgtgtgtgtgatggtTTCAGAGGCCGTATGTGTGTTCTGCTGGTAACTGTCAGGCATGTTACCGAAGGAAGGACCACCTGACTTGTCATCTTTTACAGAATCAAGGGAAGGTTTTTAAATGCCCTGTTGAGAGTTGCAACACTGAGTTCTCTTTGCAAAGCAATATGAAAGGACGTGTTGAGGAGACCCATGAGGACAGTTCTACCTCTACCAGTGACAAAAGTTACAAGCAGCATGCATGTCCTGAAACTGGCTGTGGGAAGGTTTTCAGAATTGCATTGCAGCTATGAAAGCATGAAGATTCTCATATGATTTCCTTCGTAGAGGAGGATTTTTGAAAAAGCTGATGAAGAGTTCAGGTCAAGGCCGAGGGGAGGGAGGAAGAGAAAATGCCCTACTGTTGAAATGTTAGTTAGGAAGAGGGTTAACCCATTGAGTCAATTGGAGAGTTGGTGGTTATGCATGCAGGATAGTGACCAAGGTGAATTGAGCATTGTGTGCTCTTAAGTCTTAATAAAAGTAGGCAAAATGTTAATTTAATGTGTTGATATGAgtatacataataaataaattgtataaatttaGGATTAATAATAGTGTTACAGATACAATTTAGGACAATGTATAGTAGTGATGATTGCAGCTTATATGACATTCATGGGCATTTGTTTTAGCCTATGTTTGAATTGGCGTTCGAAGGTGATAGATATGCTTCTTGAGCAGTTTGCTTTTGGCTAAGCTTGAATTGGTAGAAGGAGATCGACGGGAGAAAAATGAAACATAATGAGGAGA
The nucleotide sequence above comes from Glycine soja cultivar W05 chromosome 11, ASM419377v2, whole genome shotgun sequence. Encoded proteins:
- the LOC114375085 gene encoding transcription factor IIIA-like; its protein translation is MKSSNMCEECGANFKKHTYLLQHVQSHSLEIRPYVCSAGNCQACYRRKDHLTCHLLQNQGKVFKCPVESCNTEFSLQSNMKGRVEETHEDSSTSTSDKSYKQHACPETGCGKVFRIALQL